In one window of Planctomycetia bacterium DNA:
- a CDS encoding helix-turn-helix domain-containing protein, whose translation MIKSAKKNANGDRYLELVGTFPLRPLTGDAQLRRAHQVAESLEAKEKLSRDERDYLEVLGDIIEKYEDREVTVEPVSDGEMITFLLRLKKVTQSVVARETGIPSSVLSNVLHGKRRLNRGQIGKLAAYFEVDPTVFDFRSP comes from the coding sequence ATGATCAAATCTGCGAAGAAGAATGCGAACGGAGATCGCTACCTGGAGCTCGTCGGCACCTTTCCGCTACGACCGCTGACCGGCGACGCGCAACTCCGTCGCGCTCATCAGGTGGCCGAGTCGCTCGAAGCGAAAGAGAAACTGTCGCGTGACGAGCGCGACTATCTCGAGGTCCTCGGCGACATCATCGAGAAATACGAAGATCGCGAGGTCACGGTCGAGCCGGTTTCCGACGGCGAGATGATTACGTTTCTGCTGCGACTTAAGAAAGTCACTCAAAGCGTCGTTGCCCGCGAGACCGGGATTCCCAGTTCCGTACTGTCCAACGTGCTGCACGGCAAACGCCGCTTGAATCGGGGCCAGATCGGCAAACTCGCAGCCTACTTCGAGGTCGACCCCACCGTGTTCGATTTCCGCTCGCCATAA